In a genomic window of Niallia taxi:
- a CDS encoding fructose bisphosphate aldolase, giving the protein MNLKQLERMRTGKGFIAALDQSGGSTPKALLQYGVKENSYANEEEMYVLVHEMRTRIIKSSAFNAEYILGAILFENTMDRKIDGEYTADYLWMQKGIVPFLKVDKGLADLSDGVQLMKPMSNLNDLLKRAVDRNIFGTKMRSVIKEANSNGIKKVVDQQFEVGKQIIEMGLVPIIEPEVDINSADKEAIEKILKEELLTKLSTLGENEKVILKVSIPSVTNFYSDILKDPHVIRIVALSGGYSQMDANQKLALNQGLIASFSRALAEGLTFSQSNEEFDSMLAKSIKGIYEASVNK; this is encoded by the coding sequence ATGAATTTAAAACAATTAGAAAGAATGCGCACAGGTAAAGGGTTTATAGCTGCTTTGGATCAAAGTGGTGGAAGTACCCCTAAAGCTTTATTACAGTATGGAGTTAAGGAAAACAGCTATGCAAATGAAGAAGAAATGTATGTATTAGTACATGAGATGCGAACTCGTATTATCAAAAGTTCCGCCTTTAACGCTGAATATATTTTAGGCGCCATCTTATTTGAAAACACGATGGACCGGAAAATTGATGGAGAATACACTGCTGATTATCTTTGGATGCAAAAGGGGATTGTCCCTTTCCTAAAAGTTGATAAGGGATTAGCCGATTTAAGTGATGGAGTTCAACTAATGAAGCCAATGTCAAATCTAAATGATTTACTTAAACGTGCCGTTGATCGAAATATTTTTGGGACAAAAATGCGTTCCGTTATTAAGGAAGCTAATAGTAACGGAATAAAAAAGGTTGTTGATCAACAGTTTGAGGTTGGTAAACAAATCATCGAAATGGGACTAGTTCCAATTATTGAGCCTGAGGTAGATATAAATAGTGCAGATAAAGAAGCCATTGAGAAGATATTAAAGGAAGAGCTACTTACTAAGCTATCTACTCTTGGAGAAAATGAAAAAGTTATCCTAAAAGTATCCATCCCATCTGTTACCAATTTTTATAGTGACATACTTAAAGATCCCCATGTAATAAGAATTGTTGCATTATCAGGGGGATATTCACAAATGGATGCAAATCAAAAGCTAGCATTAAATCAAGGCCTAATCGCTAGTTTCTCTCGTGCCTTAGCAGAAGGATTAACTTTCAGCCAAAGTAATGAGGAATTTGACTCAATGTTAGCTAAGTCAATTAAGGGTATTTATGAGGCATCGGTAAATAAATAA
- a CDS encoding SRPBCC family protein has product MGTGNNAIITVETTVNAPVEKVWEFWTKPEHITNWSFASEDWHAPRAENDLRAGGKFLTRMEAKDGSFGFDFGGVYDEVKLNEFISYTLGDDRRVTVSFLSQDNHTKVVQSFEAEDTNSNEQQSAGWQAFLNNFKSYTERS; this is encoded by the coding sequence ATGGGAACAGGAAATAATGCAATAATTACGGTAGAAACTACCGTTAATGCACCCGTGGAAAAAGTATGGGAGTTTTGGACAAAGCCAGAGCATATAACAAATTGGTCATTTGCTTCTGAGGATTGGCATGCTCCAAGGGCTGAAAATGATTTGAGAGCTGGCGGGAAATTCCTTACTCGAATGGAAGCAAAGGATGGTAGTTTCGGGTTTGATTTCGGCGGAGTGTATGATGAGGTTAAGCTAAACGAATTTATTTCCTATACACTTGGAGATGATCGAAGGGTTACTGTTTCTTTCCTTAGTCAAGATAATCACACTAAAGTAGTTCAAAGCTTCGAAGCAGAGGATACTAATTCCAATGAACAACAAAGTGCAGGCTGGCAGGCATTTCTTAATAATTTCAAAAGCTATACAGAGCGTTCTTAA
- a CDS encoding GNAT family N-acetyltransferase gives MVSLRNVQTNDLNQLLAIENEGFSKEEAATKEAFVERIQLISDTFIVAEDGGVIMGYINGPIINEPYITDDLFEQIKENPKSGGYQSVLGLAVSKHARNLGIAKMLISTLEELVEENEREGITLTCKLELVGFYERFGFSNHGLSASQHGGISWYNMVKERSKR, from the coding sequence ATGGTTTCATTAAGAAATGTGCAAACTAACGACTTAAACCAGTTGTTAGCAATTGAAAATGAAGGTTTCTCAAAGGAAGAGGCTGCCACGAAGGAAGCTTTTGTGGAAAGAATTCAACTTATCTCAGATACCTTCATTGTTGCTGAAGATGGGGGAGTGATTATGGGATACATTAATGGTCCGATAATTAATGAACCATATATCACGGATGATCTTTTTGAACAAATTAAAGAAAATCCGAAAAGTGGAGGCTATCAGAGCGTTTTAGGACTGGCTGTATCAAAGCATGCTAGAAACCTGGGAATCGCAAAGATGCTTATAAGTACGCTGGAGGAGCTTGTTGAAGAAAATGAAAGAGAAGGAATCACACTAACATGCAAACTAGAGCTAGTTGGTTTTTATGAAAGGTTTGGATTTAGTAACCATGGCCTGTCTGCTTCCCAACACGGAGGTATTAGCTGGTATAACATGGTGAAAGAAAGAAGCAAGAGGTAA
- a CDS encoding RidA family protein, producing MKKSLNPETIHKPVAPYVHQIEVTGPNKWLTMSGQIGMDIAGNIPDDSLEQLQLALDNVRKNLVAANMTVSDLTKLVFYLVGDFDAEKRREIIGNFVGENLPCTTMMYVVGLAAPALKVEVDAWACQELK from the coding sequence TTGAAAAAATCTCTAAATCCAGAAACAATACATAAACCAGTAGCACCTTATGTGCATCAAATCGAAGTAACGGGACCTAATAAATGGTTAACGATGTCTGGTCAAATAGGCATGGATATAGCGGGAAATATACCAGATGATTCATTAGAGCAATTACAATTAGCACTCGACAATGTTAGAAAAAATCTCGTGGCTGCAAATATGACTGTTTCTGATTTAACTAAACTAGTCTTCTATTTAGTTGGTGACTTTGATGCAGAGAAAAGAAGAGAAATTATTGGAAATTTTGTGGGAGAGAACCTTCCTTGTACGACCATGATGTATGTGGTAGGACTTGCAGCACCAGCTCTAAAAGTAGAGGTGGATGCATGGGCATGTCAGGAATTGAAATAG
- a CDS encoding WapI family immunity protein: protein MKIDYFLEFPYAELRSQDGMSLFKICSYNYAYPDADNIYDLDWHRNYMILHVPGFKAELNEVILEGRTINFYIRELKSFSALKKKRVIFEASEPYFELTFSLDLRGKVGIQGTVQIPVGTGNKLQFEFETDLTYVDSFINGLEDILVEFPAKEMKY from the coding sequence ATGAAAATAGATTATTTTTTAGAATTCCCTTACGCAGAGTTGCGTTCACAAGATGGAATGAGTCTTTTTAAAATCTGTAGTTATAATTATGCCTATCCAGATGCTGATAACATCTATGACTTGGATTGGCATCGGAATTATATGATATTGCATGTTCCAGGCTTTAAAGCAGAACTAAATGAAGTTATTTTAGAGGGCCGCACTATTAACTTTTATATCCGAGAATTAAAGTCTTTCTCAGCACTAAAAAAGAAAAGGGTTATATTTGAAGCCTCAGAACCTTATTTTGAACTGACTTTCAGCTTAGACTTAAGGGGAAAAGTGGGGATTCAAGGAACCGTACAAATTCCTGTAGGGACAGGCAATAAGCTTCAGTTTGAATTTGAAACGGATTTAACCTATGTTGATTCATTTATTAATGGATTAGAGGATATTTTAGTGGAATTTCCAGCTAAGGAGATGAAGTATTGA
- a CDS encoding SDR family oxidoreductase → MKLSGNTILITGGSAGIGLAFAERFLKAGNKVIITGRRENVLQNAKKKYPELITYVSDLNNESDRLSLFNWVSENHPEVNVLVNNAGIQQRFNVLKADAQTNWSYFNNELTTNIEAPFHLCMLFAPFFAEKENAAIINVTSGLAFTPFAIAPIYSATKAALHSFTVSLRHQLSDTSVEVIEVAPPAVNTDLGGAGLHTHGEPLDEFADGIFKGLEEGKLEIGYGTSVERLRMSRDKVDAHVENMYNALKNTLD, encoded by the coding sequence ATGAAACTTTCAGGCAATACAATACTTATTACAGGTGGAAGTGCTGGGATTGGATTAGCTTTTGCAGAACGTTTTTTAAAGGCTGGCAACAAAGTAATCATTACAGGCAGACGTGAAAATGTCCTTCAAAATGCAAAGAAAAAATATCCTGAGCTTATTACATATGTCAGTGATTTAAATAATGAATCTGATCGTTTGTCCCTTTTTAATTGGGTTTCAGAGAACCATCCTGAAGTGAACGTATTAGTGAACAATGCAGGAATTCAACAGCGTTTTAATGTGTTAAAAGCAGATGCTCAGACTAACTGGAGTTACTTTAATAACGAACTTACTACTAATATTGAAGCACCCTTCCACCTTTGTATGCTGTTTGCACCATTTTTTGCTGAGAAAGAAAATGCAGCAATCATTAATGTTACATCTGGATTAGCATTTACGCCATTTGCAATTGCTCCAATTTATTCAGCAACTAAAGCTGCGCTTCATTCATTTACAGTGAGTCTGCGCCACCAACTATCAGATACATCTGTAGAAGTAATTGAAGTTGCTCCACCTGCAGTTAATACAGATTTAGGCGGCGCTGGCTTGCATACACACGGAGAACCATTAGATGAATTCGCAGATGGTATATTTAAGGGACTGGAAGAAGGTAAACTAGAAATTGGCTATGGCACTTCAGTAGAACGCCTACGAATGTCACGAGATAAAGTGGATGCACATGTAGAAAATATGTACAATGCCTTGAAAAATACGCTTGATTAA
- a CDS encoding MDR family MFS transporter codes for MESITKYQESVLADKSNKILVMLGLIIGLIFSELDETVVNTAMPTIIRDLGGLAMYGWVGGVYMLTMSAFMPLLGKLADLMGRKKIYLMSMAFFIGGSIVCGLADSMTLLLIGRGIQGLGAGGLMPLAMTISSDLFPVEQRAKVQGFMGPIMFIPMLLGPLMGGYFVDQVSWHWIFFVNIPVGIVAALLLAIGLREKAIKKQVVIDWGGALLLIATIVSLLITPVLVENNGYTWGSPLIIGLLCLGAVLFGIFLYVESKVKEPIVPLHLFKNRNILVLSLIVFTVGIGLMGSFSSFPYFAQNVLGLTATEAGYLTLPMMVGAVGSAMVSGFLITKVRYRELFGIAFIMPIIGFYLFSHMSISTTIVQIIIFFFITGLGLGVLFGGDNLIVQESVDKENKGIALATVPLFQTIGATVGVSLFGNLLSSTLTSKLQSLGDKLPASMAENMNSLAAGGVPAGLPKGLLTQINTLFIDSFQHIYMYSFVIAIIAFVLCWFLQKEVLSTKPEEE; via the coding sequence ATGGAAAGTATTACAAAATATCAAGAATCAGTTTTAGCTGATAAAAGCAATAAAATTCTGGTAATGCTTGGTTTAATAATTGGACTGATTTTTTCTGAGCTAGATGAGACAGTTGTCAATACCGCAATGCCCACAATCATTCGTGATTTAGGTGGTTTGGCGATGTATGGATGGGTCGGCGGTGTATACATGTTAACAATGTCTGCATTCATGCCATTACTAGGAAAGTTAGCCGATTTAATGGGTCGCAAAAAAATATACTTAATGAGTATGGCCTTTTTCATTGGTGGGTCGATCGTTTGCGGATTAGCAGATTCTATGACATTGCTCCTTATAGGACGCGGTATTCAAGGATTAGGAGCTGGTGGCTTAATGCCGCTTGCCATGACCATTTCAAGTGATTTATTTCCAGTTGAACAGCGAGCAAAAGTTCAAGGCTTTATGGGTCCAATCATGTTTATTCCAATGTTATTAGGACCATTAATGGGCGGATATTTTGTTGATCAAGTGAGCTGGCATTGGATTTTCTTTGTTAATATTCCTGTTGGTATTGTCGCTGCACTTCTGCTTGCAATTGGTTTACGAGAAAAAGCTATCAAAAAACAGGTCGTTATTGATTGGGGTGGCGCATTATTATTAATAGCTACAATCGTTTCCTTGCTAATAACGCCAGTTCTTGTTGAAAATAATGGTTATACATGGGGCTCTCCACTAATTATAGGTTTATTATGCCTCGGGGCCGTTTTATTTGGGATTTTCCTCTATGTGGAGAGTAAGGTAAAAGAACCGATTGTTCCTTTGCATTTATTTAAAAATCGCAATATTCTTGTACTATCTTTAATTGTTTTCACAGTAGGTATTGGCTTAATGGGATCTTTCTCTTCCTTCCCATATTTTGCGCAAAACGTACTGGGACTTACTGCAACTGAGGCTGGGTATTTGACATTGCCAATGATGGTAGGAGCCGTTGGATCAGCTATGGTTAGTGGATTTCTTATCACAAAAGTTCGTTACAGAGAACTTTTTGGCATCGCCTTTATCATGCCGATAATTGGATTTTACTTATTTTCACATATGAGTATTTCTACAACAATTGTCCAAATAATCATCTTCTTTTTCATTACAGGTCTTGGTTTAGGTGTTTTATTTGGTGGTGATAACCTCATCGTTCAAGAGTCTGTTGACAAAGAGAATAAGGGCATTGCGCTTGCGACTGTTCCGTTATTCCAAACAATTGGGGCTACAGTCGGGGTAAGTTTATTTGGTAACTTATTATCATCAACACTTACATCAAAATTGCAAAGCTTAGGTGATAAACTTCCCGCAAGCATGGCTGAAAATATGAATAGCTTAGCCGCTGGTGGTGTGCCGGCAGGGTTACCAAAAGGGTTGTTAACACAAATAAACACCTTATTTATTGACTCATTCCAGCATATATACATGTATTCATTTGTCATAGCGATCATCGCGTTTGTCTTATGTTGGTTTTTGCAAAAGGAAGTGCTATCTACGAAGCCTGAAGAAGAGTAA
- a CDS encoding cysteine hydrolase family protein: MNGADVLMVIDLQNGVCYSDDEHLYELQALLEKVNNRIAVYRTLNKPIIFVQHGDEELVPEEEAWAIHANLDVQDQDLFVRKTHANSFYKTNLKIILDQLSVQKIEFCGAQTEYCMDATVKFAHGLGYENTMYKQATSTLNNSYMSAKDTIRFYENIWHNRYLQLIDNEG, encoded by the coding sequence GTGAATGGTGCAGATGTGTTAATGGTCATAGATTTACAAAATGGTGTTTGTTACAGTGATGATGAGCATTTATACGAGTTACAAGCTCTACTTGAAAAGGTTAATAATAGAATTGCTGTATATAGAACTTTAAATAAACCGATTATTTTTGTTCAGCACGGTGATGAAGAGTTAGTTCCAGAAGAAGAAGCGTGGGCAATTCATGCCAATTTAGATGTACAAGACCAAGACCTTTTTGTAAGAAAAACTCATGCAAACTCTTTCTATAAAACAAATTTGAAGATAATTTTAGACCAACTGTCTGTACAAAAAATTGAATTTTGTGGTGCCCAAACAGAATACTGTATGGATGCAACTGTTAAATTTGCACACGGATTAGGATATGAAAATACCATGTATAAACAAGCAACCTCCACATTAAATAACTCATATATGTCAGCAAAAGACACGATACGTTTTTATGAAAATATCTGGCATAATCGCTACTTGCAACTAATAGATAATGAAGGCTAG